The Piliocolobus tephrosceles isolate RC106 chromosome 2, ASM277652v3, whole genome shotgun sequence genome window below encodes:
- the STX19 gene encoding syntaxin-19, with product MRCSDFLSKAGFQHGRWKTNKRKKTERRKEKMKDRLQELKQRTKEIELSRDSHVSTTETEEQGVFLQQAVIYEREPIAERHLHELQKLQESINNLADNVQKFGQQQKSLVASMRRFSLLKREPTITKEVKIQAEYINRSLNDLVKEVKKSEVENGPSSVVTRILKSQHASMFRHFQQIMFTYNDTIAAKQEKCKTFISRQLEVAGKEMSEEEVNDMLHQGKWEVFNESLLTEISITKAQLSEIEQRHKELVNLENQIKDLRDLFFQISLLVEEQGESINNIEMTVNSTKEYVNNTKEKFGLAVKYKKRNPCRVLCCWCCPCCSSK from the coding sequence gaggaaagagaagatgaAAGATCGACTACAAGAACTAAAGCAGAGAACAAAGGAAATTGAACTCTCTAGAGACAGTCATGTATCAACTACAGAAACAGAGGAACAAGGGGTGTTTCTGCAGCAAGCTGTTATTTATGAAAGAGAGCCTATAGCTGAGAGACACCTACATGAACTCCAAAAACTACAGGAAAGTATTAACAATTTGGCAGACAATGTTCAAAAATTTGGGCAGCAGCAGAAAAGTCTGGTGGCTTCAATGAGAAGGTTTAGTCTACTTAAGAGAGAGCCTACCATTACAAAGGAGGTAAAAATCCAGGCAGAATACATCAACAGAAGTTTGAATGATTTagttaaagaagttaaaaagtCAGAGGTTGAAAATGGTCCATCATCAGTGGTCACAAGGATACTTAAATCTCAGCATGCTTCAATGTTCCGCCATTTTCAGCAAATCATGTTTACATACAATGATACAATAGCAGCAAAGCAAGAGAAGTGCAAGACATTTATTTCGCGTCAGCTTGAAGTTGCTGGAAAAGAGATGTCTGAAGAAGAAGTAAATGATATGCTTCATCAAGGAAAATGGGAAGTTTTTAATGAAAGCTTACTTACAGAAATCAGTATCACTAAAGCACAACTTTCAGAGATTGAACAGAGACACAAGGAACTTGTTAATTTAGAGAATCAAATAAAGGATTTAAGGGATCTTTTCTTTCAGATATCTCTTTTAGTAGAAGAGCAAGGAGAGAGCATCAACAATATTGAAATGACAGTGAATAGTACAAAAGAGTATGTTAATAATACTAAAGAGAAATTTGGACTAgctgtaaaatacaaaaaaagaaatccttgcaGAGTACTGTGTTGTTGGTGCTGTCCATGCTGTAGCTCAAAATAA